A section of the Candidatus Cloacimonadota bacterium genome encodes:
- a CDS encoding transporter associated domain-containing protein, which produces TSGIVTLEDVLEEIVGEILDETDVEKIEIKKISKDEYLLDGSADIDELNKRFGLEIDDSFDSFSGFLYHLFEGIPEQNETKIFKEKFQFFIEKLDGQRISSVKMKILGNNVEA; this is translated from the coding sequence GCACATCAGGAATCGTCACTTTGGAAGATGTGCTTGAAGAGATAGTTGGCGAGATTCTGGATGAGACTGATGTTGAAAAGATTGAGATAAAGAAAATCAGCAAAGACGAGTATCTCCTGGATGGTTCAGCTGATATTGATGAATTGAATAAGAGATTTGGCTTAGAAATTGATGATTCGTTTGATAGTTTTTCAGGATTTCTCTATCATCTTTTTGAAGGAATTCCTGAACAGAATGAAACAAAAATTTTTAAAGAGAAGTTTCAGTTCTTTATTGAGAAATTAGACGGACAACGTATAAGTTCTGTCAAAATGAAAATTCTGGGAAATAATGTTGAAGCATAA
- a CDS encoding DUF3108 domain-containing protein: MLKHKLFILLFFLIFNNCKSEVIERLNITISYLSLPTATAEIDLEKRDSTQIISANASSKGIVNAIYKIDNKYISICDLSFLPITYEKEIFQKNFQGNKIVEFKSDKSVAKIINLINENEISYPIPCHTYDIFSLLFEIRDLLPVEDSSFYCLANYNIWNVQIKLSGKEFLAFKNKKKECLKYVMKFEKIFDNNINSRTDILTGNLFKKKSRLIFWFSDDEYHIPLKAQYVMFPFSVYWHLISYWHK; encoded by the coding sequence ATGTTGAAGCATAAACTTTTCATCTTACTATTTTTCTTAATTTTTAATAACTGCAAATCAGAAGTTATAGAAAGGTTAAATATAACAATAAGCTATCTATCTTTACCAACAGCTACAGCTGAAATAGATTTAGAAAAAAGAGATTCAACACAAATTATTTCTGCAAACGCTTCTTCTAAGGGCATTGTTAATGCTATCTATAAAATTGATAATAAATATATTTCCATTTGTGATTTGAGTTTTCTGCCCATAACCTATGAAAAGGAGATTTTCCAGAAAAATTTTCAAGGGAATAAAATAGTGGAATTCAAATCCGATAAGTCTGTAGCGAAAATCATTAATTTAATAAATGAGAATGAAATAAGTTATCCAATACCCTGTCATACCTATGACATATTTTCTTTACTTTTTGAAATTAGAGATTTGCTTCCCGTTGAAGATAGCTCTTTTTACTGCCTTGCGAATTACAATATATGGAATGTACAAATCAAATTATCGGGCAAGGAATTTTTAGCGTTTAAAAATAAGAAAAAAGAATGTTTAAAATATGTAATGAAATTTGAAAAGATATTTGATAATAATATTAATTCACGGACTGATATTTTAACAGGCAATCTTTTTAAGAAAAAGAGCCGCCTTATCTTTTGGTTTTCTGATGATGAATATCATATTCCATTAAAAGCACAATATGTAATGTTTCCCTTTAGTGTTTATTGGCATTTGATAAGTTACTGGCACAAATAA
- a CDS encoding VanZ family protein, with product MKIKFRTLLIIWIVVMFTVSSIPDLQLIPKWHLTWKDKVAHIAEYAILALLFLLMFKQENRIANRKRRLLTVLCFGLLLSVIDELHQLFIPGRSTDFLDIVADFLGIVVMAFIFDKIQNRRLKLELERNG from the coding sequence ATGAAAATCAAATTCAGAACTCTTCTTATTATTTGGATAGTTGTAATGTTTACAGTTTCTTCTATTCCAGACTTGCAATTAATTCCCAAATGGCATCTGACATGGAAAGATAAGGTTGCTCATATTGCAGAGTATGCTATTTTAGCTTTGTTATTTCTGCTTATGTTTAAACAGGAAAATAGGATTGCAAATCGCAAAAGAAGATTATTAACCGTTTTGTGCTTTGGTTTATTGCTATCTGTGATTGATGAACTGCATCAACTTTTTATTCCAGGTAGGTCAACAGATTTTTTGGATATTGTGGCAGATTTTTTGGGAATAGTTGTAATGGCGTTTATATTTGATAAAATTCAAAATCGTAGATTGAAATTAGAATTGGAGAGGAATGGATGA
- the hisS gene encoding histidine--tRNA ligase, translated as MNYQAPRGTYDILPDEIYKWHYLEDIVRKNAKLFNYREIRFPIFERLEVFQRGVGESTDIVEKEMYVFKDKKGRTFALRPEGTASIVRAYIEHNLRASRKNPSRIFYLGPMFRYSRPQKGRYRQFYQFGLEYIGNPQPIADAEIIALGMKIYQDAKVANVKLEINSVGCPICRKEYNIILKKFLLRNKELYCSDCQCRMEVNPLRVFDCKKESCQNLLKDAPRMMDNLCHDCAKHFKDVLDLLKEMNVKYKVNPNIVRGLDYYTRTAFEYKIDYLGAQDEIGGGGRYDNLIEYLGGKPTPAVGLSGGLERVILSLNKAKVQIPKEDSLDVFIIPLDFEFLTQSIHLQQELHQKNISVIIADTQTSLKNNLKYCDKNDVKFAIIIGEDEIKSGKFVVKDISRKTQEMIPFDEVVEFILNCI; from the coding sequence ATGAATTATCAAGCGCCAAGAGGCACTTACGATATTTTGCCAGATGAAATCTATAAATGGCATTATTTAGAAGATATTGTTCGCAAGAATGCAAAACTTTTCAATTATAGAGAGATAAGATTTCCTATTTTTGAGCGATTGGAAGTTTTTCAGCGAGGCGTGGGCGAGAGCACAGATATAGTTGAAAAAGAGATGTATGTTTTTAAGGACAAAAAAGGACGCACCTTTGCCCTTCGTCCTGAAGGAACAGCTTCAATAGTTAGAGCATACATTGAGCACAATTTAAGAGCTTCTCGAAAAAATCCTTCAAGAATTTTCTATTTAGGACCTATGTTTAGATACTCAAGACCCCAGAAAGGTCGTTATAGACAGTTCTATCAGTTTGGTTTAGAATACATTGGAAATCCACAACCAATAGCAGATGCTGAGATTATTGCTCTTGGCATGAAAATCTATCAAGATGCAAAAGTGGCTAATGTAAAGTTAGAAATTAACAGTGTAGGATGCCCGATTTGCAGGAAAGAATATAATATAATCCTTAAGAAATTTTTACTAAGAAATAAAGAGTTATATTGTTCTGATTGTCAGTGCAGAATGGAGGTCAATCCTCTGCGTGTTTTTGATTGCAAAAAGGAATCCTGCCAGAATTTGTTAAAGGACGCTCCACGAATGATGGATAACCTTTGTCACGATTGTGCTAAACATTTTAAAGATGTGCTTGATTTACTAAAAGAAATGAATGTAAAGTATAAAGTAAATCCTAACATAGTTAGGGGTTTAGATTACTATACTCGCACAGCATTTGAATACAAAATTGACTATCTCGGGGCTCAGGATGAAATAGGTGGTGGTGGAAGGTATGATAACTTAATTGAATACCTTGGCGGGAAGCCAACACCTGCTGTAGGACTGTCTGGCGGTCTGGAAAGAGTTATACTCTCTCTTAATAAAGCAAAGGTGCAGATTCCAAAAGAAGATAGTCTAGATGTTTTTATTATTCCCCTAGACTTTGAATTTCTTACACAATCAATCCATTTACAGCAAGAACTTCATCAGAAAAATATATCTGTTATTATTGCAGATACTCAAACCTCATTAAAAAATAATCTGAAATATTGTGATAAGAATGATGTCAAATTTGCCATTATTATTGGAGAAGATGAAATTAAATCAGGTAAGTTTGTAGTAAAGGATATCAGCAGGAAAACCCAGGAGATGATTCCATTTGATGAGGTGGTGGAGTTTATATTAAATTGTATATGA
- a CDS encoding nucleotidyltransferase family protein: protein MFDKDIKRIKKRIISILKRYDVVHAGIFGSFARGEMRKYSDIDILIEFRGEKSLLDLVGLKLELEENLGRRVDVVEYSTIHPRLKAAILKEQITVL from the coding sequence ATGTTTGATAAAGATATTAAAAGAATAAAGAAGAGAATTATCTCTATACTAAAGCGGTATGATGTTGTGCATGCAGGGATATTTGGCTCATTTGCAAGAGGAGAGATGAGAAAGTATAGTGATATAGATATTCTGATAGAGTTCAGAGGAGAAAAAAGTCTGCTTGACCTTGTGGGCCTAAAATTGGAGTTGGAGGAGAATTTGGGGAGACGGGTGGATGTGGTTGAATATTCTACCATTCATCCTCGTCTAAAAGCCGCAATCTTAAAAGAGCAGATTACAGTGCTATGA
- a CDS encoding DUF86 domain-containing protein, giving the protein MKKEIQIFIEDILESIKKIEEYTYSMKKKEFLLNSQAQDSVIRRLEIIGEAVKNISQDFRNEYSDIPWKQIAGMRDVLIHGYFGVNMERVWVVVKRDLPHLKFHITNILNKLSQR; this is encoded by the coding sequence ATGAAAAAAGAGATACAAATTTTCATTGAAGATATCTTAGAAAGTATTAAGAAAATTGAAGAATATACCTATAGTATGAAAAAGAAAGAGTTTCTTCTGAATAGTCAGGCTCAGGATTCTGTAATAAGGAGATTAGAAATTATAGGAGAGGCTGTAAAGAATATATCACAAGATTTCAGAAATGAATATTCAGACATTCCCTGGAAACAAATTGCAGGGATGCGGGATGTCTTAATTCATGGATATTTTGGGGTAAATATGGAAAGAGTTTGGGTAGTTGTGAAACGAGACTTACCTCATCTGAAATTTCACATTACAAACATTCTAAATAAATTAAGCCAAAGATAA
- the aspS gene encoding aspartate--tRNA ligase — protein MFDLLEDTKRTDYSAELDVNDAGREVTLMGWVHRRRDMGNLIFIDLRDVSGIIQVVFNPINGTQLHAKAHRLRNEFVIAVKGEIALRPKDMINPELKTGEIEISAHKLKILNDSQPLPVQINENILPDEDLRLKYRYLDLRRPELQQKIILRHKIILAMRNFLAKHHFYEIETPLLMRSTPEGARDYLVPSRIYPSKFFALPQSPQIYKQLLMISGFDRYFQIAHCFRDEDLRADRQPEFTQLDLEMSFATQEDIFQITEKMFKEIFKKMLDIELSIPFPRINYKQAMLKYGTDKPDLRFGLEIKDLSEILKDSNFKIFSNTISNGGCVRAINAKGCGNFSRKEINKMEELAKHLGGKGLATMRFADGKLQSNIEKFFSEETKKKICEKMKAEEEDLLLFVADKEKMVCKVLGGLRNYMANKLSLIVESKFNFLWVTDFPLFEWNEEKNCWETAHHMFTMPKEEHIKYLDEPENYGKIVGQLYDLVCNGVELSSGSIRCHRVDIQKKIFKVIGIEGEELEKRFGFFLKAFQYGTPPHGGIAPGIDRIVMLMTGADSIRDVIAFPKSLKAVDLMSESPSEVGEKQLKDLGIKLLKE, from the coding sequence ATGTTTGATTTATTAGAAGATACAAAGAGAACTGATTACTCCGCAGAACTGGATGTAAATGATGCTGGCAGAGAAGTAACACTTATGGGCTGGGTGCATCGCCGCCGTGATATGGGAAATCTGATTTTTATTGACCTACGCGATGTTTCCGGAATTATACAGGTTGTTTTCAATCCTATTAATGGGACACAACTTCACGCAAAAGCTCATAGATTGCGAAATGAGTTTGTAATTGCAGTTAAAGGAGAGATTGCTCTTCGGCCCAAAGATATGATAAATCCAGAATTGAAAACAGGTGAGATAGAAATCTCTGCACATAAATTAAAAATCCTAAATGACTCACAGCCATTGCCAGTCCAGATAAATGAAAACATTCTTCCGGATGAGGACCTCAGACTTAAGTATCGTTACCTTGATTTGCGTAGACCAGAACTTCAACAGAAGATTATTTTAAGGCACAAAATTATTTTAGCAATGAGAAATTTTCTGGCAAAGCATCATTTTTATGAAATAGAAACCCCACTTTTGATGCGTAGTACACCAGAAGGGGCAAGGGACTATTTGGTTCCAAGCAGAATTTATCCCAGTAAATTTTTCGCACTCCCACAATCCCCTCAGATTTACAAGCAACTTTTGATGATTAGTGGTTTTGACCGATATTTTCAGATTGCACATTGTTTCCGTGATGAAGATTTGCGAGCTGACCGTCAACCAGAATTTACACAATTAGACCTTGAAATGAGTTTTGCAACTCAGGAAGATATTTTTCAGATTACTGAAAAAATGTTTAAAGAAATTTTTAAAAAGATGTTGGATATTGAATTATCAATTCCCTTTCCAAGAATAAACTATAAACAAGCTATGCTGAAATATGGAACGGACAAACCAGATTTACGATTCGGTCTGGAAATTAAAGATTTATCCGAAATACTTAAAGATTCAAATTTTAAAATATTTTCTAATACAATTAGTAATGGTGGATGCGTTAGAGCAATTAATGCAAAAGGATGTGGAAATTTTTCAAGAAAAGAGATTAATAAGATGGAAGAACTTGCAAAGCATCTGGGTGGAAAAGGTCTTGCAACAATGCGATTTGCAGACGGAAAACTTCAATCAAATATTGAAAAATTCTTTTCTGAAGAGACAAAAAAGAAAATCTGTGAAAAAATGAAAGCTGAAGAGGAAGATTTGCTGCTCTTTGTGGCTGACAAAGAAAAGATGGTTTGTAAAGTTTTGGGAGGACTTAGAAATTATATGGCTAATAAACTTAGTCTGATTGTTGAATCAAAATTTAATTTCTTGTGGGTTACTGATTTCCCATTATTTGAATGGAATGAGGAAAAAAATTGTTGGGAAACTGCGCATCATATGTTTACAATGCCTAAAGAAGAGCATATAAAGTATCTGGATGAGCCAGAAAATTATGGAAAGATTGTTGGTCAACTTTATGACCTCGTTTGCAATGGAGTAGAACTTTCTTCTGGAAGTATAAGATGTCATCGTGTAGATATTCAAAAGAAAATTTTCAAAGTGATTGGTATTGAAGGTGAAGAGTTGGAAAAACGATTCGGATTTTTCCTGAAAGCATTTCAATATGGAACCCCTCCTCACGGCGGTATTGCTCCTGGAATTGACAGAATAGTAATGCTTATGACCGGAGCAGATTCTATTCGCGATGTAATTGCATTTCCCAAATCATTAAAAGCAGTTGATTTGATGAGTGAATCCCCTTCTGAAGTGGGTGAGAAGCAGCTAAAAGACCTGGGAATTAAATTGCTCAAAGAATAG
- a CDS encoding DUF2809 domain-containing protein, with protein MYKSPKFLTIISLLIITSLGFATKFYHGIYANWVNNSLGSIFYEIFWCLIIFFIFSRLSPFRIAIVVFIVTSALEFTQLCKAPFLETIRTNFIGRTLIGTSFTWTDFPYYLIGCILAYFLMNSILKKAK; from the coding sequence ATGTATAAATCACCTAAATTCCTAACAATTATATCTTTATTAATTATAACCTCACTTGGCTTTGCTACAAAATTTTATCACGGTATTTATGCGAATTGGGTAAATAATTCATTAGGTAGTATATTCTACGAGATTTTTTGGTGTCTGATTATCTTTTTTATATTCTCCAGACTTTCGCCTTTTAGGATTGCTATAGTCGTTTTTATTGTAACATCTGCTTTAGAGTTTACACAATTATGTAAGGCACCATTTTTAGAGACAATTCGTACGAATTTTATTGGTAGAACGCTAATAGGAACGTCGTTTACATGGACTGATTTTCCTTATTATTTAATTGGTTGTATATTGGCTTATTTTTTGATGAATTCTATTCTGAAGAAAGCGAAGTAG
- a CDS encoding phosphoglycerate kinase, with amino-acid sequence MKKIGLEEIEVTNKKVVVRVDFNVPLNDRLEVANDARIVAVLPTIKYLLDKNAGIILLSHLGRPKGKIVPELSLKPVAKRLSQLLQKDVKIMNDCIGNDVKNAVKRMKAGDVTLLENTRFHPEEKKNDSEFARELASFGEVFINDAFGTAHRSHASNVGIAQYLPSAVGFLIEKEIRYLGKSLANPERPFTSVLGGVKVSGKIELINNLLDKADNILIGGAMMFTFLKAEGFSVGKSLVEEDKLELAKRLMQRARRKKVQFILPKDTIIAKEFKNDTKFKTVLVSEIPKDWLGLDIGERTVEIFRKITLQSKTVVWNGPMGVFEMENFSAGTRGIAEAIAKCEGTTIVGGGDSASAIEQFGLSDRITHISTGGGASLEFLAGKKLPGIAAITEK; translated from the coding sequence ATGAAGAAGATAGGATTAGAAGAGATTGAGGTAACCAACAAGAAAGTTGTAGTTAGGGTTGATTTTAATGTTCCATTGAATGATAGATTAGAGGTTGCAAATGATGCGAGAATAGTTGCGGTTCTGCCAACAATTAAATATTTATTAGATAAAAATGCAGGTATAATTTTACTCTCACATCTTGGTAGGCCCAAGGGAAAAATTGTGCCAGAATTAAGTCTGAAACCAGTGGCAAAAAGGCTTTCCCAGTTGTTGCAAAAAGATGTAAAAATAATGAATGATTGTATTGGTAATGATGTTAAAAATGCGGTAAAAAGAATGAAAGCTGGAGATGTTACTCTTTTGGAAAATACTCGTTTTCATCCTGAAGAAAAAAAGAATGACTCTGAATTTGCAAGAGAATTAGCCAGTTTTGGAGAAGTATTTATTAACGATGCTTTTGGAACTGCGCATCGGTCTCACGCTTCAAATGTTGGAATTGCACAATATCTTCCATCAGCTGTTGGATTTCTAATAGAAAAGGAGATTAGATATTTAGGCAAATCTCTGGCAAATCCAGAACGTCCTTTTACATCAGTACTTGGGGGGGTTAAAGTATCGGGTAAGATAGAATTGATTAACAATCTTCTTGATAAAGCGGATAATATCCTCATTGGTGGTGCGATGATGTTCACCTTTCTGAAAGCAGAAGGTTTTTCTGTCGGAAAATCATTAGTTGAGGAAGACAAACTTGAACTGGCAAAACGTTTAATGCAACGGGCGAGAAGAAAAAAAGTCCAATTTATTCTTCCAAAAGATACGATTATTGCGAAAGAATTTAAAAATGACACTAAATTTAAAACTGTCTTAGTATCAGAAATTCCAAAGGATTGGCTCGGTTTGGATATTGGGGAAAGAACAGTTGAAATCTTTAGAAAAATAACTTTGCAGTCAAAAACAGTCGTCTGGAACGGTCCGATGGGAGTTTTTGAGATGGAAAATTTTTCTGCTGGAACCAGAGGAATTGCTGAAGCGATAGCTAAGTGCGAAGGCACAACGATTGTTGGCGGTGGCGATTCCGCATCAGCAATTGAACAATTTGGCTTATCAGATAGAATCACTCATATTTCAACTGGTGGAGGTGCTTCCTTAGAATTTTTGGCAGGCAAAAAACTACCGGGAATTGCGGCTATCACTGAAAAGTAA
- a CDS encoding KamA family radical SAM protein — MKWQNELRNNIASIEQLQKYIQITNRKKKRLKRVIKRHPMSVSQYYLSLIDWHNPEDPLRKMVIPSVEELNLSGSYDTSGEYDNTKLIGLQHKYSQTALILATNRCASYCRFCFRKRMIGLPSEEILHKFSIAVKYIEEHKEINNVLISGGDPLVLSTRIIAKFLEKLSYIPHLNFIRFGSKVPVYLPNRIIEDEELGKLFKKYSLPDRRIYVVTQIDHPREITTQSIFAINKLLKSGVILNNQTVLMKGVNDAPNTLAELQNRLVSIGVNPYYVFQCRPVKRVKHFFQLPLYKGYKIVEQAKTMLNGHSKRFKYVMSHRTGKIEIIGIMGDEIYFKYHQAKDPRNYGRFFKKKLNKTAGWLDELN, encoded by the coding sequence ATGAAATGGCAGAACGAGTTAAGAAATAACATAGCATCAATAGAACAGTTACAAAAGTATATACAAATAACTAATAGAAAAAAGAAAAGGTTAAAAAGAGTAATTAAAAGACACCCAATGAGTGTCTCTCAATACTATTTATCACTTATTGATTGGCACAATCCTGAAGACCCTTTAAGGAAAATGGTAATCCCCTCAGTTGAAGAATTGAATCTTTCTGGCTCGTATGATACAAGTGGTGAATATGATAATACAAAGCTTATTGGACTTCAACATAAATACTCTCAAACAGCACTAATCTTGGCTACGAATAGATGTGCTTCATATTGCAGATTTTGCTTTCGAAAAAGAATGATTGGGTTACCTTCAGAAGAAATACTCCATAAATTTAGCATAGCAGTTAAATATATTGAAGAACATAAGGAAATTAACAATGTGCTTATAAGCGGTGGTGACCCACTTGTATTATCAACAAGAATAATAGCAAAATTTTTAGAGAAACTATCTTATATTCCTCATTTGAATTTCATAAGATTTGGCAGTAAGGTGCCTGTATATTTACCTAACCGAATTATTGAAGATGAAGAGCTTGGAAAATTATTTAAAAAATATTCATTACCAGATAGAAGAATATATGTAGTCACTCAGATAGACCATCCACGAGAAATTACAACTCAATCAATTTTTGCTATAAACAAGTTACTGAAATCTGGAGTTATTTTAAATAACCAAACTGTACTTATGAAAGGTGTTAATGATGCCCCTAATACCTTAGCTGAGTTGCAAAATAGATTGGTTAGTATAGGTGTCAATCCTTATTATGTCTTTCAATGCAGACCTGTTAAGAGAGTTAAACACTTCTTCCAATTACCTTTATACAAAGGGTATAAAATAGTTGAACAAGCTAAAACTATGCTTAACGGGCATAGCAAACGGTTCAAATATGTAATGTCACATAGAACAGGAAAAATAGAAATTATTGGTATTATGGGGGACGAAATATACTTTAAATACCACCAAGCAAAAGACCCAAGAAATTATGGAAGATTCTTTAAGAAAAAACTTAATAAAACAGCTGGATGGTTAGATGAATTAAATTGA
- a CDS encoding nucleotide sugar dehydrogenase: MSISISPEGRKFKFPTPEENRKEIEKLKKISEKQRGLGRKIVVVQGMGFVGCVMAAVVADAENSNGNPYYFVHGHQRVSRRSFWKIPIINNGESPVHAKDPEINKIFPRCVKEKKTLRATWSNYAYKLADIVVVDIQLDATKPDFGNAATGYCDLSAFKSGMQVVGKNISPECLILVETTVPPGTCEQIVKPVIEDEFKKRGINIDKNPPLVAHSYERVMPGKKYVKSIRNFWRTFSGVNEKSADMAENFLNNVLDTEHYPLYRLDNTNASELAKVLENSYRATNIAMMLEWAKMAEKIGVNLFEVIKSIKVRKGTHDNMRRPSLGVGGYCLTKDPVLANWAAGDLFGLDEKLPMAIHSVDINDTMPTHTIKLIDKVFPRISDKRITILGVSYLEDVGDTRHSPSKILWERLIAKDAVVSVHDPFVETWHEVGNMRVEKNIKKSLSDAEIVIFAVGHKSYLDLKPEEVVKACGKSPLIIDCSDFLTDEKIINYLKLGCEVKGVGKGHIERLKAKGKSVAQAFSLVSDISK, translated from the coding sequence ATGTCTATTTCAATTTCACCTGAGGGCAGAAAATTTAAATTTCCAACCCCAGAAGAAAACAGAAAAGAGATAGAGAAATTAAAGAAAATATCGGAAAAACAGAGAGGACTTGGAAGAAAAATAGTAGTAGTTCAAGGAATGGGATTTGTTGGCTGCGTTATGGCAGCAGTTGTTGCAGATGCTGAAAATAGCAATGGAAATCCATATTATTTTGTTCACGGTCATCAGCGGGTTTCCAGACGCTCATTTTGGAAAATTCCAATTATAAATAATGGTGAGTCACCAGTTCATGCAAAAGACCCTGAGATAAATAAAATCTTTCCAAGATGCGTAAAAGAAAAGAAAACATTGCGAGCAACATGGAGTAATTATGCATACAAATTAGCTGATATTGTAGTTGTAGATATTCAGTTAGATGCAACCAAACCAGATTTTGGGAATGCTGCCACAGGTTATTGTGACTTGTCAGCTTTTAAATCAGGAATGCAAGTAGTTGGAAAGAATATTTCTCCAGAATGTTTAATATTAGTGGAAACTACCGTTCCGCCCGGAACTTGTGAACAAATTGTAAAGCCAGTAATAGAAGATGAATTCAAGAAAAGAGGAATTAATATTGATAAAAATCCTCCACTTGTTGCACATTCTTACGAAAGAGTAATGCCTGGTAAAAAATATGTTAAGTCTATCAGGAATTTCTGGCGTACTTTTTCTGGTGTGAATGAAAAAAGTGCTGATATGGCTGAAAATTTTCTAAATAATGTTTTAGACACAGAACATTACCCACTTTACCGTCTTGACAACACGAATGCTTCTGAGCTTGCAAAGGTTTTGGAAAATTCCTATCGTGCCACAAATATTGCAATGATGCTTGAATGGGCAAAAATGGCTGAAAAGATAGGAGTTAACCTATTTGAAGTTATAAAATCAATAAAAGTTAGGAAAGGTACGCATGATAATATGCGTAGACCCAGTTTGGGTGTTGGAGGATACTGTCTTACAAAGGACCCTGTTTTGGCAAATTGGGCAGCAGGTGATTTGTTTGGATTAGATGAAAAACTTCCTATGGCTATTCACTCTGTAGATATTAACGATACAATGCCTACTCATACTATTAAACTGATTGATAAAGTGTTTCCAAGAATATCTGATAAGAGGATAACTATTCTTGGTGTATCCTACCTTGAAGATGTGGGTGATACACGTCACTCTCCTTCAAAAATTCTTTGGGAACGATTGATAGCAAAAGATGCTGTTGTTTCCGTTCATGACCCGTTTGTGGAAACCTGGCATGAAGTAGGAAATATGAGAGTTGAGAAGAATATTAAAAAATCTTTATCTGATGCTGAGATTGTTATTTTTGCTGTTGGTCACAAATCTTATCTTGATTTAAAACCAGAAGAAGTTGTAAAAGCATGTGGAAAATCTCCTTTGATAATTGATTGCTCAGATTTTCTCACTGACGAAAAAATCATAAATTATCTGAAACTTGGCTGCGAAGTCAAAGGCGTTGGTAAAGGACATATTGAAAGATTAAAGGCAAAAGGTAAAAGTGTAGCACAAGCGTTCTCGCTTGTGTCTGATATATCTAAATAA